The proteins below come from a single Demetria terragena DSM 11295 genomic window:
- a CDS encoding dynamin family protein, whose protein sequence is MQRVELFKRVRACDYGPVTDGPDPAPLVEAVRGLRSAVAATTLPLPVPDVASQRTDRAELLHQLDDYVLPRLSSLDAPLLAVVGGSTGAGKSTLVNSVVGEGVSRAGALRPTTRASVLIHHPDDARWFTSQRVLPGLARLTGSPRSEEDPGQLRLVSSRALPDGLALLDAPDIDSVVEANRDLARQLLSAADLWLFVTTASRYADAVPWRLLQQATDRGTSVAVVLSRVPHEAMEEVRADLARMLLEQGLGQSPIFTVLESALDDGLLPAVETARLRSWLSSLATDSRARAIVIRRTLDGALHSLDGRAQILHRAATEQVEARDALSEAVAEAFGRARGEVDGAVSDGSVLRGEVLARWQEFVGTGEWFRQFDEGVGRLRDKLGAILRGQGARQPAEDLGEALHTGVAALIASQGESASLAVARQWRTLPGGAPLLEEHPGLAKVSDGFDARVQRVVRDWQGEVLELVRREAGGRRATARFLSFGINGIGVMLMLVVFSATGGALAGAEVGVAGGSALVAQRVLESVFGDQAVRSLTTKARVLLLDQVDAIYAAERERHDAALQGLGVDGDSTERLSAAIREVKAAR, encoded by the coding sequence ATGCAGCGGGTCGAGTTGTTCAAGAGGGTGCGCGCTTGCGACTATGGCCCAGTGACTGATGGCCCCGATCCTGCGCCCCTTGTTGAGGCCGTGAGAGGGCTACGGTCCGCGGTGGCTGCCACCACGCTGCCCCTTCCCGTACCCGACGTGGCCAGTCAGCGCACTGACCGCGCCGAACTCTTGCATCAGCTTGACGATTACGTTCTTCCGCGGTTGTCGTCCTTGGATGCGCCACTGCTAGCCGTCGTCGGCGGTTCCACTGGCGCCGGAAAATCCACGCTGGTCAACTCCGTCGTAGGCGAAGGGGTCTCGCGCGCTGGTGCGCTGCGCCCGACTACCCGCGCATCAGTCCTGATCCACCACCCCGACGACGCTCGCTGGTTTACCTCCCAGCGGGTCCTACCGGGGCTAGCCCGGTTGACCGGGTCGCCGCGATCCGAAGAGGACCCTGGTCAATTGCGGCTGGTGTCCTCGCGTGCCCTGCCCGATGGCCTGGCTCTCCTTGATGCACCCGATATCGACTCTGTTGTCGAGGCGAACCGCGATCTGGCCCGACAGTTGTTGTCCGCCGCGGACCTATGGCTCTTTGTGACCACCGCGAGTCGCTACGCCGATGCCGTGCCGTGGCGACTACTCCAGCAAGCCACCGATCGGGGGACCTCGGTCGCGGTCGTCCTCAGTCGGGTCCCGCACGAGGCGATGGAAGAAGTACGCGCCGATCTCGCGCGGATGCTGCTTGAACAGGGGTTGGGACAGTCGCCGATCTTCACCGTGCTGGAGAGTGCCCTTGACGACGGTCTGCTCCCCGCCGTCGAGACGGCCCGGCTGAGGTCGTGGCTCTCATCGCTGGCGACCGACTCGCGTGCGCGGGCAATCGTGATCCGCCGAACCTTGGACGGTGCACTGCATTCACTCGACGGACGTGCGCAGATCTTGCACCGTGCAGCGACCGAACAGGTCGAAGCACGAGATGCGCTGTCCGAAGCGGTCGCCGAGGCATTCGGGCGAGCACGCGGAGAGGTCGACGGGGCGGTGAGCGACGGCTCGGTCCTGCGCGGTGAAGTGCTCGCGCGCTGGCAAGAGTTCGTTGGGACCGGTGAGTGGTTCCGACAGTTTGACGAGGGTGTGGGCCGACTGCGCGACAAGCTCGGCGCGATCTTGCGCGGCCAGGGCGCCAGGCAGCCGGCGGAAGACCTCGGTGAGGCGCTGCATACCGGCGTTGCGGCACTGATCGCCTCCCAGGGGGAATCAGCCAGCCTCGCGGTGGCACGGCAATGGCGCACGCTGCCAGGCGGCGCGCCGTTGCTAGAAGAGCATCCCGGTCTGGCCAAGGTCTCCGACGGATTTGATGCGCGCGTCCAGCGGGTCGTACGCGACTGGCAGGGTGAGGTGCTCGAACTAGTGCGGCGCGAAGCGGGCGGCCGACGGGCCACGGCGCGGTTCCTCTCGTTCGGGATCAATGGCATTGGGGTCATGCTCATGCTCGTGGTGTTCTCGGCCACCGGTGGCGCGCTGGCCGGAGCCGAGGTCGGCGTCGCTGGCGGATCGGCACTGGTCGCACAGCGGGTGCTCGAGTCGGTGTTCGGCGATCAAGCCGTGCGTTCCCTCACGACCAAGGCTCGGGTTCTCCTGCTGGACCAGGTCGATGCGATCTATGCAGCGGAGCGGGAGCGCCATGACGCCGCCCTGCAAGGGCTGGGCGTCGATGGTGACTCCACCGAACGACTGTCCGCCGCAATCCGTGAGGTGAAGGCCGCCCGATGA
- a CDS encoding PrsW family intramembrane metalloprotease, whose translation MSHDVPSPSMAHAYSDQAVPTPGRLRRLPRLRRVVLITVLTVLFGLGGVSTLALIGATTGLTATVFGITLSLVVIGIVVPVFLWVDRFEAEPPGMLAFAFLWGACIATIGAVFLNDFGGYLLGAGEEDNGQVAVLVAPLVEESLKGLGLLLLLWFRRREIDGVLDGIVYAGLTACGFAFVEDIIYLASDYATSGESGLMSTFVLRVVMSPFAHPMFTIWIGIGVGLAAVSRRWVVRLGAPVLGWLIAVFFHALWNAGAVISANGWLWTYIVIQAPLFLMFVALLIWVRRREAKIIGRELQAYVPNGILTPAEVAMLSSMSERKYARQWADNSGGKPARARMAEFQEAGSELAMVRAKISRGIRGERILREEQDLVTVIAIRRQEFLGSAIYRKFEVLGHL comes from the coding sequence ATGTCCCACGATGTTCCTTCGCCGTCGATGGCGCACGCCTATTCAGATCAGGCGGTGCCCACGCCGGGCCGGTTGCGTCGGCTTCCGCGGTTGCGCCGGGTTGTCCTGATCACTGTGCTCACGGTGCTCTTTGGGCTGGGCGGCGTGAGCACGCTGGCGCTGATCGGGGCCACGACCGGCCTGACCGCCACAGTGTTCGGCATCACCTTGTCGTTGGTCGTCATCGGCATCGTGGTGCCAGTCTTCCTGTGGGTCGACCGGTTCGAGGCCGAGCCTCCAGGGATGCTCGCCTTCGCCTTCTTGTGGGGTGCGTGCATCGCCACCATCGGGGCGGTCTTTCTCAACGACTTTGGCGGCTACCTCCTGGGAGCGGGAGAGGAAGACAACGGCCAGGTCGCCGTGCTCGTCGCGCCACTGGTCGAAGAGTCGCTGAAGGGCTTGGGGCTGCTGCTTCTGCTGTGGTTCCGTCGACGTGAGATTGACGGAGTTCTGGACGGCATCGTCTATGCCGGGCTGACCGCGTGTGGCTTTGCCTTCGTCGAAGACATCATCTATCTGGCGAGCGATTACGCGACCTCCGGCGAATCCGGGCTGATGAGCACCTTCGTGCTCCGGGTGGTCATGAGTCCTTTTGCGCACCCGATGTTCACGATCTGGATCGGCATTGGCGTGGGGCTTGCTGCGGTCAGCCGGCGGTGGGTAGTGCGGCTCGGAGCGCCCGTGCTCGGCTGGCTGATTGCGGTCTTCTTCCACGCCCTATGGAATGCCGGTGCGGTGATCAGCGCCAACGGTTGGTTGTGGACCTACATCGTGATCCAGGCACCGCTCTTCCTCATGTTCGTGGCGCTCCTGATCTGGGTGCGTCGACGCGAGGCGAAGATCATCGGCCGCGAGCTGCAGGCGTACGTCCCCAATGGCATCCTCACGCCCGCGGAGGTGGCCATGCTCAGTTCGATGTCGGAGCGCAAGTACGCGCGCCAATGGGCGGATAACTCTGGTGGGAAGCCAGCCCGCGCCCGAATGGCGGAGTTCCAGGAAGCCGGCAGCGAACTAGCGATGGTGCGAGCCAAGATCAGCCGGGGCATCCGCGGCGAGCGGATCCTGCGGGAGGAGCAAGACCTCGTCACGGTGATCGCGATCCGCCGCCAGGAGTTTTTGGGGAGCGCCATCTATCGCAAGTTCGAAGTACTCGGACATCTCTAG
- the orn gene encoding oligoribonuclease translates to MNDTTTTAPTARSHADRIVWIDCEMTGLDAQNDALVEVAALVTDFELNVLGEGIDIVIKPPDEALDQMNDFVRNMHITSGLLDELAGGTTIEDAKERVLAYIKEHVPEAGKAPLGGSTVGTDRIFLARDMPELESYLHYRIVDVSSIKELSRRWYPRVYFSSPEKHGGHRALADIRESIAELRYYRETVFVERPGPTSEAAKAVAAKHTIAPEPRD, encoded by the coding sequence GTGAACGACACCACTACGACCGCGCCGACCGCTCGCAGCCACGCCGACCGCATCGTCTGGATCGACTGCGAAATGACTGGCCTTGATGCCCAGAATGACGCGCTCGTCGAAGTCGCTGCGCTCGTCACGGACTTCGAGCTCAATGTCCTTGGTGAGGGCATCGACATCGTCATCAAACCTCCGGACGAAGCCCTCGACCAGATGAACGACTTCGTCCGCAACATGCACATCACCAGTGGCCTGTTGGACGAGTTGGCGGGCGGGACCACCATCGAAGACGCCAAAGAGCGGGTCCTGGCCTACATCAAGGAACACGTACCGGAGGCCGGTAAAGCGCCACTCGGGGGGAGCACCGTCGGCACCGACCGGATCTTCCTTGCCCGGGACATGCCTGAACTCGAGAGCTACCTGCATTACCGCATCGTGGACGTCTCCTCGATCAAGGAGCTCTCCCGCCGGTGGTACCCCCGGGTCTACTTCAGCTCGCCCGAGAAGCACGGCGGCCACCGCGCGCTGGCAGACATTCGGGAGTCCATCGCGGAGTTGCGCTACTACCGCGAGACGGTTTTCGTGGAGCGCCCGGGTCCAACCTCCGAGGCGGCTAAAGCGGTCGCCGCCAAGCACACGATTGCCCCCGAGCCACGCGACTAA
- a CDS encoding 2Fe-2S iron-sulfur cluster-binding protein: MTTTDNRAPVHMGMPTRLVTVSVDEREVSVPEGSTILAACDAAGEDTPTLCYGDTLTPKNACRVCMVEVEGSRVLVPSCSRRVQEGMEVKTDTERVRHSRRLVLEMLGSSVDLSTTPRVADWMVRYAADPERFGPPAGEQFDRDVHEPGEHHLPDGSTAATMEQPVKVDNDLYVRDYSKCILCYKCVDACGEQWQNTFAIQVAGRGFDSQISTEFSVELPDSACVYCGNCVEVCPTGALSFKSEFDMRDAGTWDEERQTETTTVCTFCGVGCNLTLHVQDNEIVKVSSPHDHSVGHGNLCIKGRFGFQHVQSREDRKRRND; this comes from the coding sequence ATGACCACCACCGATAACCGGGCACCTGTGCACATGGGTATGCCCACCCGGCTCGTGACAGTCAGCGTCGACGAGCGAGAGGTGAGCGTTCCCGAAGGCAGCACCATCCTGGCTGCCTGCGACGCAGCGGGTGAGGACACCCCGACGCTGTGTTACGGCGACACCCTCACGCCCAAGAACGCTTGTCGCGTCTGCATGGTCGAGGTCGAAGGGTCACGCGTGCTCGTCCCGTCCTGCTCCCGACGGGTGCAGGAAGGCATGGAGGTCAAGACCGACACTGAGCGAGTGCGGCACAGCCGCCGGCTCGTGCTGGAAATGCTTGGGTCCTCGGTCGACCTATCGACCACACCGCGGGTCGCGGACTGGATGGTGCGTTATGCCGCCGATCCGGAGCGATTCGGTCCACCCGCTGGCGAACAATTCGACCGCGACGTGCACGAGCCGGGGGAGCACCACCTGCCTGACGGGTCGACCGCGGCCACGATGGAGCAGCCCGTCAAGGTCGATAACGACCTCTATGTGCGCGACTACAGCAAGTGCATTCTGTGCTACAAGTGCGTCGACGCCTGCGGCGAGCAGTGGCAGAACACCTTTGCCATCCAGGTGGCGGGACGCGGATTCGACTCCCAGATTTCAACCGAATTCTCCGTCGAGCTTCCCGATTCGGCCTGCGTCTACTGCGGCAACTGCGTCGAGGTCTGCCCCACCGGTGCGCTGTCGTTCAAGTCGGAGTTCGACATGCGCGACGCTGGCACCTGGGACGAGGAGCGGCAGACCGAGACCACGACGGTATGCACCTTCTGTGGTGTGGGTTGCAACCTCACGCTGCACGTACAGGACAACGAGATCGTCAAGGTCTCCTCGCCGCACGATCACTCCGTCGGCCACGGAAACCTTTGCATTAAAGGGCGATTCGGCTTCCAGCATGTGCAAAGTCGCGAGGACCGAAAGCGCCGCAACGATTGA
- a CDS encoding NAD(P)H-dependent oxidoreductase subunit E has translation MDLKFTDAEPSADEREAVDRLIGVADSGWYGGERAAEDHRRSFGGQSARSRRDLVLEALHAVNDRVGWISPGALNYVGRRLSIPPADVYSVATFYALFSTHPRPRRIVHVCTDIACEAKGSKQVCADLEERLGPPSAVAGWKHSPCLGICERSPAALAVEAGDPAIERTLGPTTSHEVLQALEIGPAAVTSEAAATMAVPQAGQDGLLLLQRVGAVDPESLTDFVAAEGYSGLRRALELQPAKVVEEVKAAKLLGRGGAAFPAAVKWESTAAQEATPRYLVCNADESEPGTFKDRAILEGDPFSLIEAMVIAGYAIGAERGYIYLRGEYPRSLRLLRNAIEQSRAHGYLGEDILGSGYSFEIEIRRGAGAYICGEETAIFNSIEGYRGEPRSKPPFPFEAGLFGKPTVVNNVETLVNVPLIMRIGSTAYAELGTGDSTGPKLFCVSGNVARPGVYEVPFGVTLGEVLELAGGVSQGNSLQAVLLGGAAGGFVRPDELDIPLTFEGTRSRSTTLGSGVVLAFDDTVDLPSILVRIARFFRDESCGQCVPCRVGTVRQEEALVRISTRRDDDPTATASDILLLRDVGLAMKDSSICGLGQAAWNAVESAIDRVGVLEEST, from the coding sequence TTGGACCTGAAGTTCACCGATGCTGAGCCAAGTGCGGACGAACGCGAGGCTGTCGATCGTCTGATTGGCGTCGCGGACAGCGGGTGGTACGGCGGCGAGCGTGCCGCCGAAGACCACCGGCGATCCTTTGGTGGGCAGAGTGCGCGCTCGCGGCGGGACCTGGTTCTGGAGGCTTTGCACGCCGTCAATGACCGGGTGGGTTGGATCAGCCCCGGTGCGCTCAACTATGTCGGTCGCCGCTTGAGCATCCCGCCCGCCGACGTCTACAGCGTGGCGACGTTCTATGCGTTGTTCTCGACGCACCCACGGCCTCGGCGAATCGTCCACGTGTGCACCGACATTGCCTGCGAGGCGAAAGGCTCGAAGCAAGTATGCGCCGATCTTGAGGAGCGACTCGGCCCTCCGAGCGCGGTGGCCGGCTGGAAGCACAGCCCATGCCTGGGTATCTGTGAGCGATCGCCAGCGGCGCTCGCCGTGGAGGCCGGCGATCCGGCGATCGAGCGCACCCTCGGGCCGACCACATCCCACGAAGTGCTGCAAGCGCTGGAGATCGGACCTGCTGCCGTGACCTCCGAGGCCGCGGCCACGATGGCCGTTCCCCAGGCCGGACAAGACGGCTTGCTTTTGCTGCAGCGGGTCGGTGCGGTTGACCCAGAGAGCCTGACCGATTTCGTTGCCGCAGAAGGATATTCGGGTCTTCGTAGGGCCCTTGAACTGCAGCCGGCGAAGGTCGTTGAAGAAGTTAAGGCGGCCAAGCTGCTCGGACGGGGCGGTGCCGCCTTCCCGGCTGCCGTGAAGTGGGAAAGCACTGCCGCTCAGGAGGCGACGCCGCGCTATCTCGTGTGCAACGCGGACGAGAGCGAGCCGGGTACGTTCAAGGATCGCGCGATCCTCGAGGGCGATCCGTTCTCGCTGATCGAAGCGATGGTGATCGCCGGATATGCGATCGGTGCCGAGCGCGGCTATATCTATCTGCGCGGTGAATACCCACGCTCACTTCGGTTGCTGCGCAACGCGATTGAGCAGTCGCGCGCACATGGCTATCTCGGAGAAGACATCCTCGGCAGTGGCTACTCCTTCGAGATTGAGATCCGGCGCGGTGCTGGGGCGTACATCTGCGGTGAGGAGACCGCGATCTTCAACTCGATCGAGGGCTATCGCGGCGAACCGCGCAGCAAGCCCCCGTTCCCGTTCGAGGCGGGGCTCTTTGGGAAGCCGACCGTGGTCAATAACGTCGAGACGTTGGTCAATGTCCCGCTGATCATGCGGATCGGCAGTACCGCCTATGCCGAGCTCGGCACCGGGGATTCGACGGGGCCAAAGCTCTTCTGCGTGTCCGGCAATGTAGCGCGGCCTGGCGTCTACGAGGTGCCATTCGGGGTGACCCTCGGTGAGGTTTTAGAGCTCGCAGGCGGTGTGTCGCAGGGGAATTCGCTTCAGGCGGTGTTGTTGGGTGGTGCTGCCGGTGGATTCGTCCGACCAGACGAGCTCGACATCCCGCTCACCTTCGAAGGCACCAGGTCGCGCAGTACGACACTCGGCTCGGGAGTGGTGCTGGCCTTCGACGACACGGTTGACCTGCCGAGCATCCTGGTGCGCATCGCTCGCTTCTTCCGAGATGAATCGTGCGGTCAATGCGTGCCATGCCGGGTCGGCACGGTCCGGCAGGAGGAGGCGCTCGTGCGCATCAGTACGCGCCGGGACGACGACCCGACCGCCACGGCATCGGACATCTTGTTGCTGCGCGATGTGGGCTTGGCGATGAAAGACTCCTCAATCTGCGGCCTGGGTCAGGCAGCGTGGAATGCGGTGGAGTCCGCGATCGACCGAGTCGGAGTTCTGGAGGAGTCGACATGA